The proteins below are encoded in one region of Ricinus communis isolate WT05 ecotype wild-type chromosome 6, ASM1957865v1, whole genome shotgun sequence:
- the LOC8277619 gene encoding metal tolerance protein 11 isoform X1: MVHPVAFQNDEELSLLSINNNGDQSWRLNFDGYQLSTEHKEKKQPSSLHDCLGVLRPEDDVAEYYQQQVEMLEGFNEMDALAERGFIPGMSKEEQENLARSETFAIRISNIANMVLFAAKVYASVRSGSLAIIASTLDSLLDLLSGFILWFTAFTMQTPNPYQYPIGKKRMQPLGILVFASVMATLGLQIILESLRALLSDESEFELTKEQERWVVGIMLSVTLVKLLLMVYCRSFTNEIVKAYAQDHFFDVITNIIGLIAALLANYMEDWMDPVGAIILALYTIRTWSMTVLENVNSLVGKSATPDYLKKLTYLCWNHHKAVRHIDTVRAYTFGSHYFVEVDIVLPASMPLQEAHDIGESLQEKLELLPEIERAFVHLDYEYTHKPEHAQSHP; the protein is encoded by the exons ATGGTGCATCCCGTGGCTTTCCAGAACGATGAAGAGCTTTCATTGTTGTCTATTAACAACAATGGTGACCAGTCATGGAGGTTAAACTTTGATGGGTATCAGTTATCGACAGAGcataaagagaaaaagcaGCCTAGTAGCCTCCATGACTGTCTTGGGGTTTTAC GTCCGGAAGATGATGTAGCTGAATACTATCAGCAGCAGGTGGAGATGCTTGAAGGGTTTAATGAAATGGATGCATTAGCAGAACGAGGCTTTATTCCTGGAATGTCAAAG GAAGAGCAGGAAAATTTGGCCAGAAGCGAGACTTTTGCTATTCGAATATCGAATATTGCCAATATGGTTCTCTTTGCTGCTAAGGTGTACGCGTCTGTTAGAAGTGGTTCATTGGCCATTATAGCATCCACATTAGACTCTTTGCTTGATCTTTTATCTGGCTTTATCCTTTGGTTTACTGCGTTCACTATGCAAACACCCAATCCTTATCAGTATCCTATTGGAAAGAAGCGCATGCAGCCATTG GGAATTCTTGTTTTTGCCTCAGTTATGGCCACTCTGGGACTGCAGATAATCCTGGAATCATTACGTGCATTATTATCTGAT GAGAGTGAATTTGAGTTGACCAAAGAGCAAGAGCGTTGGGTTGTGGGCATTATGCTTTCGGTGACTTTGGTTAAACTTCTTTTAATGGTTTACTGCCGCTCTTTTACTAATGAGATTGTTAAAGCTTATGCCCAGGATCATTTCTTCGATGTTATTACGAATATAATTGGGCTTATTGCCGCACTTCTTGCTAACTATATGGAGGATTGGATGGATCCAGTTGGGGCAATAATT CTGGCCTTGTACACCATTCGCACCTGGTCAATGACGGTATTGGAAAATGTGAACTCCCTTGTTGGGAAATCAGCTACTCCAGATTATTTGAAGAAACTCACATACCTTTGCTGGAACCATCACAAGGCTGTTAGACACATTGATACAGTCCGTGCTTACACCTTTGGGTCTCACTACTTTGTTGAAGTGGACATTGTCCTGCCTGCTAGCATGCCCTTGCAAGAGGCTCATGATATTGGCGAATCCTTACAGGAGAAGCTAGAGCTGCTGCCAGAGATTGAGCGCGCCTTTGTTCATCTTGATTACGAGTACACGCACAAGCCTGAGCATGCACAGTCACACCCATAG
- the LOC8277619 gene encoding metal tolerance protein 11 isoform X2, whose product MLEGFNEMDALAERGFIPGMSKEEQENLARSETFAIRISNIANMVLFAAKVYASVRSGSLAIIASTLDSLLDLLSGFILWFTAFTMQTPNPYQYPIGKKRMQPLGILVFASVMATLGLQIILESLRALLSDESEFELTKEQERWVVGIMLSVTLVKLLLMVYCRSFTNEIVKAYAQDHFFDVITNIIGLIAALLANYMEDWMDPVGAIILALYTIRTWSMTVLENVNSLVGKSATPDYLKKLTYLCWNHHKAVRHIDTVRAYTFGSHYFVEVDIVLPASMPLQEAHDIGESLQEKLELLPEIERAFVHLDYEYTHKPEHAQSHP is encoded by the exons ATGCTTGAAGGGTTTAATGAAATGGATGCATTAGCAGAACGAGGCTTTATTCCTGGAATGTCAAAG GAAGAGCAGGAAAATTTGGCCAGAAGCGAGACTTTTGCTATTCGAATATCGAATATTGCCAATATGGTTCTCTTTGCTGCTAAGGTGTACGCGTCTGTTAGAAGTGGTTCATTGGCCATTATAGCATCCACATTAGACTCTTTGCTTGATCTTTTATCTGGCTTTATCCTTTGGTTTACTGCGTTCACTATGCAAACACCCAATCCTTATCAGTATCCTATTGGAAAGAAGCGCATGCAGCCATTG GGAATTCTTGTTTTTGCCTCAGTTATGGCCACTCTGGGACTGCAGATAATCCTGGAATCATTACGTGCATTATTATCTGAT GAGAGTGAATTTGAGTTGACCAAAGAGCAAGAGCGTTGGGTTGTGGGCATTATGCTTTCGGTGACTTTGGTTAAACTTCTTTTAATGGTTTACTGCCGCTCTTTTACTAATGAGATTGTTAAAGCTTATGCCCAGGATCATTTCTTCGATGTTATTACGAATATAATTGGGCTTATTGCCGCACTTCTTGCTAACTATATGGAGGATTGGATGGATCCAGTTGGGGCAATAATT CTGGCCTTGTACACCATTCGCACCTGGTCAATGACGGTATTGGAAAATGTGAACTCCCTTGTTGGGAAATCAGCTACTCCAGATTATTTGAAGAAACTCACATACCTTTGCTGGAACCATCACAAGGCTGTTAGACACATTGATACAGTCCGTGCTTACACCTTTGGGTCTCACTACTTTGTTGAAGTGGACATTGTCCTGCCTGCTAGCATGCCCTTGCAAGAGGCTCATGATATTGGCGAATCCTTACAGGAGAAGCTAGAGCTGCTGCCAGAGATTGAGCGCGCCTTTGTTCATCTTGATTACGAGTACACGCACAAGCCTGAGCATGCACAGTCACACCCATAG
- the LOC8277618 gene encoding sulfate transporter 4.1, chloroplastic-like isoform X1, giving the protein MRMEISYASSSSRDLTTTTTTTYPSSSGSSMPTSTTRPIKIIPLQHPSTTSSLSSTTTTAASAWFSRWTMKIKRMSFTGWVETLFPCCRWIRTYKWKDYFQVDLMAGITIGIMLVPQAMSYAKLAGLQPIYGLYTGFVPVFVYAIFGSSRQLATGPVALVSLLVSNVLTGIADPSDALYTELAILLALMVGVLECIMGLLRLGWLIRFISHSVISGFTTASAIVIALSQAKYFLGYDIVRSSKIVPLIKSIISGADKFSWPPFVMGSIILAIILVMKHLGKSRKQFKFLRAAGPITAVVLGTTFVKIFHPSSISLVGEIPQGLPSFSIPKEFGYVKSLIPTAILITGVAILESVGIAKALAAKNGYELDSSQELFGLGLANICGSFFSAYPATGSFSRSAVSNESGAKTGLSGIITGIIICCALLFLTPLFKYIPLCSLAAIVISAVMGLVDYDEAIFLWHVDKKDFLLWTITSTTTLFLGIEIGVLVGVGVSLAFVIHESANPHIAVLGRLPGTTVYRNVQQYPEAYTYNGIVIVRIDAPIYFANISYIKDRLREYEVDVDKSASRGPEVERIYFVILEMAPITYIDSSAVQALKDLHHEYKSRDIQIAISNPNREVLLSLMKAGLMDLIGKEWYFVRVHDAVQVCLQHVQSLNQPPKRPDPSLDDKSSFFRRLLKQKEDDSSVSDLESGDRNMSISKNTDPHLEPLLSRKP; this is encoded by the exons ATGCGCATGGAGATATCGTACGCGTCATCAAGCTCACGCGACCTCACCACCACCACAACCACCACCTATCCGTCATCTTCCGGATCCTCCATGCCGACATCCACAACCCGACCCATTAAGATTATACCACTGCAACATCCTAGTACGACGTCGTCTTTATCTTCCACCACTACTACTGCTGCCTCTGCTTGGTTCTCCCGATGGACAATGAAAATTAAACGCATGTCCTTTACTGGATGGGTCGAAACGTTGTTCCCTTGCTGCCGTTGGATTAGAACTTATAAATGGAAAGACTATTTTCAAGTTGATCTTATGGCTGGTATTACCATCGGTATTATGCTCGTGCCGCAG GCAATGTCTTATGCAAAGTTAGCTGGACTTCAACCAATTTATGGACTTT ACACTGGTTTCGTGCCAGTATTTGTGTATGCCATATTTGGGTCATCTAGGCAACTGGCAACTGGTCCTGTGGCATTGGTCTCTCTGCTAGTCTCTAATGTTTTAACTGGAATTGCTGATCCATCCGATGCTCTATACACGGAACTTGCAATACTATTGGCACTTATGGTTGGAGTTCTGGAATGTATCATGGGGCTTTTGAG GCTTGGGTGGCTTATACGCTTCATCAGCCATTCTGTGATTTCTGGCTTCACAACTGCGTCAGCCATTGTGATTGCATTATCTCAAGCAAAGTATTTTTTGGGATATGATATAGTACGGAGTAGCAAGATTGTGCCATTGATTAAGAGCATAATATCTGGAGCAGACAAG TTCTCATGGCCTCCTTTTGTGATGGGATCTATCATTCTTGCTATCATTCTGGTCATGAAGCATTTg GGAAAATCAAGGAAGCAATTCAAGTTTCTTCGAGCAGCGGGACCCATCACAGCTGTCGTTTTGGGTACAACTTTTGTGAAAATATTTCACCCGTCCTCCATTTCTTTG GTAGGAGAGATACCTCAGGGTCTTCCAAGCTTCTCTATTCCCAAAGAATTTGGGTATGTAAAGTCCTTGATCCCAACAGCAATTCTTATTACTGGTGTAGCCATATTG GAATCTGTGGGGATTGCAAAAGCTTTGGCAGCAAAGAATGGGTACGAGCTGGATTCAAGTCAGGAG TTGTTTGGTCTTGGTTTAGCAAATATCTGTGGCTCATTCTTTTCAGCATACCCCGCAACAG GTTCCTTTTCTAGGTCAGCTGTAAGTAATGAAAGTGGGGCAAAGACTGGCTTATCTGGAATTATTACTGGCATCATCATATGCTGTGCTCTTTTATTCTTGACTccattatttaaatatattccCCTG tGTTCTCTGGCTGCAATAGTAATCTCTGCTGTGATGGGCCTG GTGGATTATGATGAGGCTATCTTTTTATGGCATGTAGATAAGAaagattttcttctttggaccATTACTAGCACTACAACGTTGTTCCTAGGCATTGAGATTGGTGTCCTTGTTGGA GTTGGTGTATCGCTTGCTTTTGTAATTCATGAATCAGCAAATCCACACATTG CTGTTTTGGGGCGTCTTCCTGGCACCACTGTTTACAGAAACGTACAACAGTATCCAGAAGCATATACTTACAATGGAATTGTGATTGTTCGGATTGATGCACCTATTTATTTTGccaatataagttatataaaaGACAG ATTAAGGGAATATGAAGTTGATGTAGACAAATCTGCCAGCCGCGGACCAGAAGttgaaagaatttattttgtgattttagAGATGGCAC CTATTACATATATAGACTCAAGTGCTGTTCAAGCTTTGAAAGACTTGCATCACGAGTACAAATCACGAGATATCCAG ATTGCTATATCAAACCCCAATCGAGAGGTCCTGCTGTCCTTAATGAAAGCTGGTCTTATGGACCTTATTGGTAAGGAGTGGTACTTCGTGCGAGTCCATGATGCTGTTCAAGTTTGCCTTCAGCACGTTCAGAGCTTAAACCAGCCACCGAAGCGCCCAGATCCGTCACTTGATGATAAATCAAGCTTCTTCAGAAGGTTATTGAAACAAAAAGAGGATGATTCATCTGTTTCTGACTTGGAGTCAGGTGACAGGAACATgtcaatttcaaaaaatactGATCCCCATTTGGAGCCATTGTTATCTCGGAAGCCTTGA
- the LOC8277618 gene encoding probable sulfate transporter 4.2 isoform X2, producing MRMEISYASSSSRDLTTTTTTTYPSSSGSSMPTSTTRPIKIIPLQHPSTTSSLSSTTTTAASAWFSRWTMKIKRMSFTGWVETLFPCCRWIRTYKWKDYFQVDLMAGITIGIMLVPQAMSYAKLAGLQPIYGLYTGFVPVFVYAIFGSSRQLATGPVALVSLLVSNVLTGIADPSDALYTELAILLALMVGVLECIMGLLRLGWLIRFISHSVISGFTTASAIVIALSQAKYFLGYDIVRSSKIVPLIKSIISGADKFSWPPFVMGSIILAIILVMKHLGKSRKQFKFLRAAGPITAVVLGTTFVKIFHPSSISLVGEIPQGLPSFSIPKEFGYVKSLIPTAILITGVAILESVGIAKALAAKNGYELDSSQELFGLGLANICGSFFSAYPATVFSGCNSNLCCDGPDKKDFLLWTITSTTTLFLGIEIGVLVGVGVSLAFVIHESANPHIAVLGRLPGTTVYRNVQQYPEAYTYNGIVIVRIDAPIYFANISYIKDRLREYEVDVDKSASRGPEVERIYFVILEMAPITYIDSSAVQALKDLHHEYKSRDIQIAISNPNREVLLSLMKAGLMDLIGKEWYFVRVHDAVQVCLQHVQSLNQPPKRPDPSLDDKSSFFRRLLKQKEDDSSVSDLESGDRNMSISKNTDPHLEPLLSRKP from the exons ATGCGCATGGAGATATCGTACGCGTCATCAAGCTCACGCGACCTCACCACCACCACAACCACCACCTATCCGTCATCTTCCGGATCCTCCATGCCGACATCCACAACCCGACCCATTAAGATTATACCACTGCAACATCCTAGTACGACGTCGTCTTTATCTTCCACCACTACTACTGCTGCCTCTGCTTGGTTCTCCCGATGGACAATGAAAATTAAACGCATGTCCTTTACTGGATGGGTCGAAACGTTGTTCCCTTGCTGCCGTTGGATTAGAACTTATAAATGGAAAGACTATTTTCAAGTTGATCTTATGGCTGGTATTACCATCGGTATTATGCTCGTGCCGCAG GCAATGTCTTATGCAAAGTTAGCTGGACTTCAACCAATTTATGGACTTT ACACTGGTTTCGTGCCAGTATTTGTGTATGCCATATTTGGGTCATCTAGGCAACTGGCAACTGGTCCTGTGGCATTGGTCTCTCTGCTAGTCTCTAATGTTTTAACTGGAATTGCTGATCCATCCGATGCTCTATACACGGAACTTGCAATACTATTGGCACTTATGGTTGGAGTTCTGGAATGTATCATGGGGCTTTTGAG GCTTGGGTGGCTTATACGCTTCATCAGCCATTCTGTGATTTCTGGCTTCACAACTGCGTCAGCCATTGTGATTGCATTATCTCAAGCAAAGTATTTTTTGGGATATGATATAGTACGGAGTAGCAAGATTGTGCCATTGATTAAGAGCATAATATCTGGAGCAGACAAG TTCTCATGGCCTCCTTTTGTGATGGGATCTATCATTCTTGCTATCATTCTGGTCATGAAGCATTTg GGAAAATCAAGGAAGCAATTCAAGTTTCTTCGAGCAGCGGGACCCATCACAGCTGTCGTTTTGGGTACAACTTTTGTGAAAATATTTCACCCGTCCTCCATTTCTTTG GTAGGAGAGATACCTCAGGGTCTTCCAAGCTTCTCTATTCCCAAAGAATTTGGGTATGTAAAGTCCTTGATCCCAACAGCAATTCTTATTACTGGTGTAGCCATATTG GAATCTGTGGGGATTGCAAAAGCTTTGGCAGCAAAGAATGGGTACGAGCTGGATTCAAGTCAGGAG TTGTTTGGTCTTGGTTTAGCAAATATCTGTGGCTCATTCTTTTCAGCATACCCCGCAACAG tGTTCTCTGGCTGCAATAGTAATCTCTGCTGTGATGGGCCTG ATAAGAaagattttcttctttggaccATTACTAGCACTACAACGTTGTTCCTAGGCATTGAGATTGGTGTCCTTGTTGGA GTTGGTGTATCGCTTGCTTTTGTAATTCATGAATCAGCAAATCCACACATTG CTGTTTTGGGGCGTCTTCCTGGCACCACTGTTTACAGAAACGTACAACAGTATCCAGAAGCATATACTTACAATGGAATTGTGATTGTTCGGATTGATGCACCTATTTATTTTGccaatataagttatataaaaGACAG ATTAAGGGAATATGAAGTTGATGTAGACAAATCTGCCAGCCGCGGACCAGAAGttgaaagaatttattttgtgattttagAGATGGCAC CTATTACATATATAGACTCAAGTGCTGTTCAAGCTTTGAAAGACTTGCATCACGAGTACAAATCACGAGATATCCAG ATTGCTATATCAAACCCCAATCGAGAGGTCCTGCTGTCCTTAATGAAAGCTGGTCTTATGGACCTTATTGGTAAGGAGTGGTACTTCGTGCGAGTCCATGATGCTGTTCAAGTTTGCCTTCAGCACGTTCAGAGCTTAAACCAGCCACCGAAGCGCCCAGATCCGTCACTTGATGATAAATCAAGCTTCTTCAGAAGGTTATTGAAACAAAAAGAGGATGATTCATCTGTTTCTGACTTGGAGTCAGGTGACAGGAACATgtcaatttcaaaaaatactGATCCCCATTTGGAGCCATTGTTATCTCGGAAGCCTTGA
- the LOC8277618 gene encoding sulfate transporter 4.1, chloroplastic-like isoform X3 — translation MDFVDTGFVPVFVYAIFGSSRQLATGPVALVSLLVSNVLTGIADPSDALYTELAILLALMVGVLECIMGLLRLGWLIRFISHSVISGFTTASAIVIALSQAKYFLGYDIVRSSKIVPLIKSIISGADKFSWPPFVMGSIILAIILVMKHLGKSRKQFKFLRAAGPITAVVLGTTFVKIFHPSSISLVGEIPQGLPSFSIPKEFGYVKSLIPTAILITGVAILESVGIAKALAAKNGYELDSSQELFGLGLANICGSFFSAYPATGSFSRSAVSNESGAKTGLSGIITGIIICCALLFLTPLFKYIPLCSLAAIVISAVMGLVDYDEAIFLWHVDKKDFLLWTITSTTTLFLGIEIGVLVGVGVSLAFVIHESANPHIAVLGRLPGTTVYRNVQQYPEAYTYNGIVIVRIDAPIYFANISYIKDRLREYEVDVDKSASRGPEVERIYFVILEMAPITYIDSSAVQALKDLHHEYKSRDIQIAISNPNREVLLSLMKAGLMDLIGKEWYFVRVHDAVQVCLQHVQSLNQPPKRPDPSLDDKSSFFRRLLKQKEDDSSVSDLESGDRNMSISKNTDPHLEPLLSRKP, via the exons ATGGACTTT GTAGACACTGGTTTCGTGCCAGTATTTGTGTATGCCATATTTGGGTCATCTAGGCAACTGGCAACTGGTCCTGTGGCATTGGTCTCTCTGCTAGTCTCTAATGTTTTAACTGGAATTGCTGATCCATCCGATGCTCTATACACGGAACTTGCAATACTATTGGCACTTATGGTTGGAGTTCTGGAATGTATCATGGGGCTTTTGAG GCTTGGGTGGCTTATACGCTTCATCAGCCATTCTGTGATTTCTGGCTTCACAACTGCGTCAGCCATTGTGATTGCATTATCTCAAGCAAAGTATTTTTTGGGATATGATATAGTACGGAGTAGCAAGATTGTGCCATTGATTAAGAGCATAATATCTGGAGCAGACAAG TTCTCATGGCCTCCTTTTGTGATGGGATCTATCATTCTTGCTATCATTCTGGTCATGAAGCATTTg GGAAAATCAAGGAAGCAATTCAAGTTTCTTCGAGCAGCGGGACCCATCACAGCTGTCGTTTTGGGTACAACTTTTGTGAAAATATTTCACCCGTCCTCCATTTCTTTG GTAGGAGAGATACCTCAGGGTCTTCCAAGCTTCTCTATTCCCAAAGAATTTGGGTATGTAAAGTCCTTGATCCCAACAGCAATTCTTATTACTGGTGTAGCCATATTG GAATCTGTGGGGATTGCAAAAGCTTTGGCAGCAAAGAATGGGTACGAGCTGGATTCAAGTCAGGAG TTGTTTGGTCTTGGTTTAGCAAATATCTGTGGCTCATTCTTTTCAGCATACCCCGCAACAG GTTCCTTTTCTAGGTCAGCTGTAAGTAATGAAAGTGGGGCAAAGACTGGCTTATCTGGAATTATTACTGGCATCATCATATGCTGTGCTCTTTTATTCTTGACTccattatttaaatatattccCCTG tGTTCTCTGGCTGCAATAGTAATCTCTGCTGTGATGGGCCTG GTGGATTATGATGAGGCTATCTTTTTATGGCATGTAGATAAGAaagattttcttctttggaccATTACTAGCACTACAACGTTGTTCCTAGGCATTGAGATTGGTGTCCTTGTTGGA GTTGGTGTATCGCTTGCTTTTGTAATTCATGAATCAGCAAATCCACACATTG CTGTTTTGGGGCGTCTTCCTGGCACCACTGTTTACAGAAACGTACAACAGTATCCAGAAGCATATACTTACAATGGAATTGTGATTGTTCGGATTGATGCACCTATTTATTTTGccaatataagttatataaaaGACAG ATTAAGGGAATATGAAGTTGATGTAGACAAATCTGCCAGCCGCGGACCAGAAGttgaaagaatttattttgtgattttagAGATGGCAC CTATTACATATATAGACTCAAGTGCTGTTCAAGCTTTGAAAGACTTGCATCACGAGTACAAATCACGAGATATCCAG ATTGCTATATCAAACCCCAATCGAGAGGTCCTGCTGTCCTTAATGAAAGCTGGTCTTATGGACCTTATTGGTAAGGAGTGGTACTTCGTGCGAGTCCATGATGCTGTTCAAGTTTGCCTTCAGCACGTTCAGAGCTTAAACCAGCCACCGAAGCGCCCAGATCCGTCACTTGATGATAAATCAAGCTTCTTCAGAAGGTTATTGAAACAAAAAGAGGATGATTCATCTGTTTCTGACTTGGAGTCAGGTGACAGGAACATgtcaatttcaaaaaatactGATCCCCATTTGGAGCCATTGTTATCTCGGAAGCCTTGA